The following coding sequences lie in one Trichoderma breve strain T069 chromosome 1, whole genome shotgun sequence genomic window:
- a CDS encoding protein phosphatase inhibitor 2 (IPP-2) domain-containing protein, with translation MTSVERSPPSHSPPGPDAKRPRGILKNPSFNTAHSPEESRKEVTLANTQINAGHRRSSSGAGSRRHSSNSITDPSDSAQRLKWDEANLYLTEQERTSTMKITEPKTPYAKHYDPTEDPSDDEEEAPAGLDGAPSGRKNQRAGAEDDIPGLSLGEPEEEIPERPAPASRSSSEKTVHVDKESVTPSAEEEVVGLSPEEREKHRKFEEMRKKHYEMKSVAHILGHPEAIPDDEDEDDDDDDDDEDEGENGVPPVPPLPTNLVNGSA, from the exons ATGACTTCAGTCGAGCGTTCGCCGCCCTCTCACAGCCCACCGGGCCCGGATGCCAAACGACCCAGAG GCATCCTCAAAAACCCCTCCTTCAACACCGCACACTCTCCCGAAGAGTCTCGAAAAGAGGTTACCCTCGCAAACACCCAGATCAACGCCGGACACCGACGATCGTCCTCCGGAGCGGGCTCCCGCCGCCACTcctccaacagcatcaccgACCCGTCTGATTCGGCCCAGCGTCTCAAGTGGGATGAGGCCAATCTGTACTTGACGGAGCAGGAGCGCACCTCGACTATGAAAATTACCGAACCAAAGACTCCCTATGCGAAACACTACGACCCGACAGAAGACCCctccgacgacgaagaagaggcaccGGCTGGCCTGGACGGTGCTCCTTCTGGTCGCAAGAATCAACGTGCTGGCGCTGAAGACGACATTCCGGGCCTATCGCTGGGCGAaccagaggaagaaatccCGGAGAGACCGGCGCCGGCGTCGCGCAGCTCCAGCGAAAAGACGGTCCATGTGGACAAGGAGAGTGTCACCCCCTCCGCCGAAGAGGAGGTTGTGGGGCTCTCCCCCGAAGAAAGGGAGAAGCACCGCAAGTTCGAGGAGATGCGGAAGAAGCACTATGAGATGAAGAGCGTGGCGCACATTCTGGGACATCCAGAGGCGATTccagatgacgaggatgaggacgatgacgatgacgatgatgacgaggatgagggagAGAATGGAGTCCCGCCTGTTCCCCCCTTGCCTACAAATCTTGTCAATGGGTCAGCGTAG
- a CDS encoding ribosomal l27 protein domain-containing protein — protein sequence MRFFMMQRPILAAVTGIARPSLVNSAVAPLGTQLANALVEGRRNASVKAQGAYKKKSKRGIPNKLGAKRTGDQFVIPGNILYKQRGTHWWPGENCIMGRDHTIHAMATGYVKYYRDPAKHPDRKYIGVVFNKEDTLPYPLHAERKRKLNKTVHTIRTEAAKAEVSPSGIPFEVTRVEAGEPDRLLRLRSDYSYREDNWRIGRLVKTTGLKTKAFRTRKQWFRHRRWRREREIAGQKEAEKKRAESGGGGKVMKAISKKAAKKAAKKAGKKAK from the exons ATGCGGTTCTTCATGATGCAGCGGCCGATATTGGCTGCTGTGACTGGCATTGCCAGGCCAAGTCTTGTCAACAGCGCTGTTGCTCCTCTGGGGACTCAATTGGCCAATGCCTTGGTTGAAGGTCGAAGAAATGCTTCGGTGAAGGCGCAGGGAGcctacaagaagaagagcaagaggggAATTCCTAACAAGCTGGGTGCTAAGCGGACTGGAG ATCAATTCGTCATTCCCGGCAATATTCTCTACAAGCAGCGCGGAACACACTGGTGGCCAGGCGAGAACTGTATCATGGGCCGCGATCACACCATCCACGCCATGGCAACTGGCTATGTCAAGTACTACCGTGATCCCGCGAAGCACCCCGACCGAAAGTACATTGGCGTCGTCTTCAATAAGGAAGACACCCTGCCCTACCCGCTGCACGCCGAGCGAAAGCGCAAGCTCAACAAGACGGTGCACACGATACGGACtgaggcggccaaggctgaggttTCGCCGTCGGGAATCCCCTTTGAGGTCACACGAGTGGAGGCTGGAGAACCCGACAGGCTGCTGAGGTTGAGGTCGGATTACAGCTATCGCGAGGACAACTGGCGCATCGGCCGGCTGGTGAAGACGACGGGCCTGAAGACGAAGGCGTTCCGGACGCGCAAGCAGTGGTTTAGACATAGacggtggaggagggagagggagattGCTGGGcagaaggaggctgagaagaagagggcggagagcggtggtggtggtaagGTGATGAAGGCGATTAGCAAAAAGGCTGCGAAGAAGGCCGCGAAGAAGGCTGGAAAGAAGGCCAAATAA
- a CDS encoding fungal zn(2)-Cys(6) binuclear cluster domain-containing protein — MREVKTCDRCRHFKRRCDLLKPSCSRCIQAGVRCSFDVNGVAVPGAVAAAANGATSASPNSSRQARAATALASSPPVNGDPAQGIPGQNGLISPTASTESPEPHAVDANGMPIEGAATGAAAANQLRVVRKRKRNCLSCLRCHRLKVKCDKELPCGRCKSSGNGRECYYSYNKGPNGGKFPCPTAPSSNSEETTTVLATWQVQHKVRGSSHWRDLMTKIGTLTTLESAPLAAALEDVATNACLANFTLPGNFPFGTPGASKYYTRDAVTRLLASERANHEKYLQRYLELLDVVNPIVDIHIFRREIERYWMDPNASDLCWLAQFLMVMGLGSFASPEGEPPVATELMMAAEACLMQTPFSFRPTLLALKTLALMVVAKQVCNPTCWSVDSCWSLLGLLVRTAFIYGLPQDPSSLEDEGRNQEEKDSRRKLWLTILYLDVKVAMCTGMPPLTRPDELGTLEKIPDWGPPDSLQMVLYQSLPTVLAVMAQINSNKEQISYPDVLRYNAQLRELMSHAQRVCTGQLQRTTVDIFLRRCLMVLHRPFALHPEGPVMFPESYWSSLECCLALLVHYREMWAGEPHLRLDLVGRAFVLDFFSATLTTYIHVLRADAPLTGAAAMGCAIPPRQIILDTLRSCVDIWSSEKDKSVCYRTGYNLVVAVLNLVPKNKI; from the exons ATGCGCGAGGTCAAGACGTGTGACCGCTGCCGCCATTTCAAACGGCGCTGCGATCTGCTCAAGCCTTCCTGCTCACGATGCATCCAGGCTGGCGTGCGCTGTAGCTTCGATGTCAATGGTGTCGCTGTTCCCGGTGCGgtggctgccgctgccaacGGCGCCACTTCTGCCTCCCCAAACTCATCACGTCAGGCCAGGGCTGCAACGGCTCtggcatcatctcctccCGTCAACGGCGATCCTGCCCAGGGCATACCTGGACAGAATGGCTTAATCTCTCCCACTGCATCGACTGAGAGCCCTGAGCCTCACGCCGTTGATGCTAATGGCATGCCGATTGAAGGTGCCGCTACTGGGGCCGCAGCGGCGAATCAGCTGCGCGTTGTCCGCAAGCGCAAGCGCAATTGCTTGAGCTGCCTGCGCTGCCACCGCCTCAAGGTAAAGTGCGACAAGGAGTTGCCGTGCGGTCGCTGCAAGTCGAGCGGTAACGGAAGAGAGTGCTATTACAGTTACAACAAGGGCCCCAACGGTGGAAAATTCCCTTGTCCCACAGCCCCATCCAGCAACAGTGAGGAGACAACGACGGTTCTTGCTACTTGGCAGGTCCAACACAAAGTACGAGGATCCAGCCATTGGCGAGACCTCATGACCAAG ATTGGCACTTTGACAACTTTAGAATCAGCACCACTGGCTGCCGCCCTTGAGGATGTGGCTACAAATGCCTGCTTAGCCAACTTCACACTACCAGGCAATTTCCCCTTCGGTACTCCTGGGGCAAGCAAGTACTACACTCGCGATGCCGTCACTCGATTGTTGGCAAGTGAGAGGGCAAACCACGAGAAATATCTTCAGCGGTatctcgagctgctcgacgTGGTAAATCCAATCGTGGACATTCACATCTTTAGGCGTGAGATTGAGCGCTACTGGATGGATCCCAACGCCTCAGATCTCTGTTGGCTGGCGCAGTTCCTCATGGTCATGGGCCTGGGCAGCTTTGCCTCTCCAGAAGGGGAGCCTCCTGTTGCCACGGAGCTTATGATGGCTGCTGAGGCGTGTCTTATGCAGACGCCGTTCTCCTTCCGACCAACTTTATTGGCCCTGAAAACCCTGGCCCTCATGGTTGTGGCCAAGCAAGTCTGCAATCCCACTTGCTGGTCCGTGGATTCATGCTGGTCTCTGCTCGGACTGCTCGTTCGCACGGCCTTCATCTACGGTCTTCCTCAGGACCCGTCAAGTTTGGAAGATGAGGGGCGCAaccaagaggaaaaagatTCCCGGCGAAAGCTGTGGCTCACAATCCTCTATCTTGATGTCAAGGTGGCCATGTGCACCGGAATGCCGCCTCTTACACGGCCAGATGAACTTGGTACCCTAGAAAAGATCCCTGACTGGGGTCCGCCGGACAGCCTGCAGATGGTGCTGTACCAGTCGCTGCCAACCGTGCTGGCCGTCATGGCGCAGATCAATTCCAACAAGGAGCAAATATCCTACCCCGACGTGCTGCGCTACAACGCGCAGCTACGAGAGCTCATGAGCCACGCCCAGCGAGTCTGTACCGGACAGCTGCAACGCACGACGGTCGACATCTTTTTGCGACGGTGCCTCATGGTTCTGCATCGTCCCTTTGCCTTGCACCCAGAAGGGCCCGTCATGTTTCCCGAGTCGTACTGGTCGTCCTTGGAGTGCTGCCTCGCGCTGCTGGTACACTACCGTGAGATGTGGGCTGGCGAACCGCACCTGCGCCTGGATTTGGTCGGACGAGCTTTCGTACtcgacttcttctccgcaaCTTTGACAACATACATCCATGTCCTCCGCGCAGATGCACCTCTaactggcgctgctgccatggGATGCGCCATTCCGCCCCGGCAGATCATTCTCGACACACTGCGAAGCTGTGTTGATATATGGAGCTCGGAAAAGGATAAAAGCGTGTGCTACCGCACTGGGTACAATTTGGTCGTCGCAGTGCTCAACCTGGTTCCGAAAAACAAAATCTAG